In Procambarus clarkii isolate CNS0578487 chromosome 89, FALCON_Pclarkii_2.0, whole genome shotgun sequence, the DNA window TTTCATGCCTATACATTTTTTCTCCCCCTATTTTTATATGCACATTCTTAAACTGCATTTGCAGTTTTATAAATTTCATGCCCCCTCTCCATTGCAGATTGGATCAGTGACTGGGTTTGGGCAGAGCATAGCATCTGTGGCTCGTATGGTGACGCCACTCGTAGCCGGCATGACTCAGGAGATGAGTGTATATGGCCCAGGGATGATAGGAGCCCTGTCTGCTGGAGTGGGAGCTGCGCTTACTGGGAACCTGCATCACAACACAAGATTAAAATCAGAGTAATTAGGTTTTTCTTCATAATTAGTTTTAACGATaaattattaaaatatttgtttgtATTTCTTTAAGAAAACTTTTTATATGAAAAGTATTTGTCTAAGATACCAAAAATTGTCTTAAATATTAGTCATCAATGTGTATAGTAAACAAGATTATTACATTTTCCAAATGTAATGCAACAATACTCAAGTAATGGTAATTACGTACAGCACTTGCATATAACTATGAAACATGCCGAGTACCCTAATAGGTGCCAACAACTCTCCCCCCTAATGCCATATTCTTAGTACATTCCATTATTCCTGTATGTGACCTTTTAACCAATTTATTGGATGCCCGATGAAGCAGATGCGAGTTCATGTATTGACGGGAGTTTTAAATCTTATGCGGTAATTTAAAATATCCCCGATTGTATCAGTTTATGGATAAATGGTGGGAGCATCCCTGGTTGTGTCACTCAGTTGAAGGGTTAACCTTCAAATGCTTGTCACATCCAGGGATGTAGTAACCCTTTCAGAGAGTCACATTAGGGATGCTTCTGGCCACACTGTTCAAGTCATACAGGAATACTTTAGACCATGCTGTATAAGATTTATGTCCTGTAGGTACATGGGGCTCACATCAGCTTTCTTAGACCTTTAGGAAAGACACCAGTTTGACAAAATTGGGAAACCATTTCTGGGTGTGAAGCCAGTAATACTTGGAGCAACCAAGGGTTGTGCATGCAGGTGTACCCTATTTCtctctaaacccccccccccccctccacacacacatccccagcatGCAgcccatagcagtaaataggtacctgggcattacagctgctaggtgaataggggtaTCAGgtgaaaatctgcccatttgtttctgccttggtcATGAATCAAACCcaggcccttaggactatgacccAAGTGTTGTCCACAATGCAATTTATGATCGTCACAGCATGACAAATACAACCATAGCACTGCCAATGTTTGATGCATTTATCAAAACAACCTCACGGTCCAATAGAAAATTAATGAGAAAAATTATCATATTTAGGATTTAGTTGTCAGAATGTGGTCAGATTCAGGATCAGAATGCAGATAACAAAATTGTGCCTCGAGTCAGCGATAGGTGTGTTATATTGGAGGCATCATGTCAAGTCAGGTGGCGTCACATCAGCCGATTAGCGTGTTGATGCCCTGCTGTATGGGGTCCGTCagactagcttagtggtttgttatagtGCACAAAAATGGAGGTAGTTTTATATAAAGTGTATATGCAGTGTAATAACAAAACAAGAAAACTATGCTTTTGCCAAGTATAATCAATCTTGTCTAAGCTCATTTATCTGGACTATACGGCAAGGAGCCCTCGCTGGATAAGCAAAATTCTTACGGGGTAAGTCCTAAAATGACCACATAGTATTCCCAATTTTTTATACTACAGCCAACAATTAAAatttccccccccacaccctataAATAAAGAATAAAATTTAAAAGAAACTTCAGCTTAAATTTTAGTCGCTTCTTATTTGATACTGTAAATCTTGAAAATTTATGTAACGTCTCCGATTATGACAAAGTTTGGCAGAAAATTATCTGATGTAATTTTGGCCAGATAACCCAAATACTGTATTTGGTTTAGGAGAATTTGGATAAGTGGGTGCATACAGTATTTTTCAATATAGCAAGGTTCTACACATTTTATATAAATTGATCAAATTACACACTATCATCATCAGGGTGCTGATAATAGCAACAGTGTGCAAAGAATTATATTATGCATATTACTGTTATAATGCATTTTGTCTCATTTGCCAGTACAGTATTGTGTAGGGGCATTATGCTATCCTTGGATTTCGTTACCACATCCACCAGAACGGTTTAGTGCATGAAAGTACACAGTGTAATACCAAAAACAATATTTTATTGTAAGCAAATATAGTGCACATCTTTGTGAAACtattatatttgaggattttaatgttCCACACTTGTTTTTATATCAATTTCTCAAAGGACAAttaatattacagtactgtactacaaAAAGCAATAGAAAAAAGTAACAAGATGTTAGAACAAGTAATGGCATGTAAAAATGTTGGGCTACACATATGTTAATAGTTAAGGGTTAGTACTACATAAAATTTGAAGTTCCCGCAAGTACATGGGTTAACACCTGCTTCCTTAGGCCTCTGTTAAACAGGTTCCATCTTGAGGGAAAGGATGGATCATGGCCACTCCTTCCTGGGTGTGAGGTTGCTTCAGTACCAAGAGCAAACAGGAGTTGTGCATACAGCAGCAGCTCATGCTCACATTTAATTATGAAATATAAACAATGTCAACAGTGCATAAACATGTTCATAGTTATATATAATTACAGTATATACAGTGTGATAGTGTTTTATTGTCTGAAAAATATAATATTGTATGCATATTAGTGAGAAAGGCATTTGTATGTACAGTATTGAGGTTCTGCACATTTAGTATAGGAATTTCTTAAATTATGCAGTAGTGTGTAATTAAACTGAAAAatcataagtaattatcaaaaagaaggcaccaaaccgggaagggtatgtagcaccatcaaatgtgcggaataattagagggtgctaaatatcaccaaggatgccaatacgagaacaaacgcataaggcgaacgatatcaaaagtatccgagtcaccgagaattgtatcgagggacaggtgaccacaaggggcggtcggaaagcaagacactcgTCTTTGAAgtcgggacattcaacaaggatatgcacgacggtaagagggacaacgcaatttggacaataaggagctgggcagcgctccattaagtgaccgtgagttatggCCAAGATGCAACTGCGCTAGAGccctttcccaccgccggttacagtggcaagaggaaggccacgggggggACAACGCTTAAGAattcgcagtttgttaccaacaacagtacaacaaccctgccaacgggcaaggatggaggaacgaATAACCAGATAAGTCGGAAAaatgaatacctttacgggaaatGGGCATTCCTTTTTCCGACTTATTCGGTTATTCATTCCtctatccttacccgttggcagggttgttggtcttctgtaatttggtaacaaactgcgcacTCTCAaatgtgtccccatggccttcctcctgccactgtaaccggcggtggaaAATGGCTCTGGCAACGacgcgtattggccatacatgcTAAACTCACGGACACTCAATGGAGCGAtgtcctgctccttattgtactaactgcattgttcctcttacagttgtgcatatccttgtttaatgtcccgacttccaggacgagcatttgtcttgctttccgaccgtcccctgcAGTCACGTGTCcctatagaattctaggtgaaccaGATACTTTTGAAATCTTTCACCTTGTGCATTTGTTCTCATTGGCATCTACAGTAATATTTAGCGCCCTCCGATTATCCTGCACACTTGATggcgctacatagccttcccagcttggtaccTTTTAAACAATTACTTTCGAACACTGACGGTAAACTTATAATCCAGGAAGTATTCGAATCATTGCCAAGCAGGGCCCTGGAGTAGTCCCAAAGTCATTTAAGGTGAAAAGTAATTGACACTAGACTGAGGTTGACCTTGCCAAGCAATTACCAAAAGAAAGCAAAGCCAGGGCGTCTCCTGCataggatgtgggggggggggttgtccagTAGGGTAAATAGGACTTAACTGGGTGTGGGCTCCATCGTAACCAAATCTATGGAGCTTTAATATCCCTAGCAGTCAGAGTTGGGGGCCTAGTGGCCCATATTACTAGTAAGGACTGCCTAGAATTATATATAAacaatttgactgcagtgggtgGGAGTGCAGGGAAAAAAAGTTAAAGAGGCACATGGGCAACCTCAGTGGTAACTTTACTGAAAAGTCTGAATAGTAGCCTGGGGGACCGAGtaatatcaaccccccccccctcccccacttgaCCCAGTGTAACTGGACAAGGTAGCTCTGAACCAATTTATTAAAGAACCACTACAACCTTGTTTTACCCCTATCCCCAAACATCCCCACACTGAAGTCTAAAGTATGTTATAGATTTTTATCTATGGCGAGTAGGATATGGCCCATTTTCAATTGCAAATTACCTCTATGTTACTACTTTCCAACATACTTTTAAGCAACATCAAGATGTTTGGGAAAGTAACACATGGTATTTGTCAGTTATGTACTGGTACAAGATTAGTATTAACCAATGAATTTTATAATTCAAATATAGATTTTGCAGGTTTAACAAAGAGGGTAGTTTAGAGAGATTTCAGTTTATTTAGACTATAATACTAACTAGACATCTCTGCTAGTTGGACATTAGTCAGGACTTCCTGTACAAGTTTTAGGATACAGGTAGAGTTGTAACCAATGTAATTAGACATGCTGCTAGAGTTCTTGTACTTCCCCCCCCCTTTAATAAAAGATCAATAGCCATTatgttaattatttaattttatattaaaTTAGTTTAGTCATCCACCTTCATTTTGCACATTACAGTGCAAAGTATATACTGAAATGGGATAATTTATATCAATTCTGGCTCTTAGTTATGTAGAAGCTGTACTATTGGCAGCATTTTTGTCCAGTTGTGCACTTACATCCGCCGCACGTCCTCTGTGTTTATCAGGAGCAAAGCCCCTTGAGCCTCCAGCAGGACGTATAATCGTGTATATCCAGTCTATATGATTTGTTATGTCTGCAATTACAGTAATCGAACCTTCACCACAGACTGGAGAGCCAAATGATATAATTCCACTAATAAAATAGTGTTCATGGGCACAATTCTTGTCACGACATGCACTAGGACCAGCTTTGTTATTCAACGGgcagactacagcaccaccaccatcaccctgcaaTGTTGGCCAGTTATGTAAGTCATGTCAAGTTATTACACAATTTAACAATCTTGTTATTTAGGGGATTCTAATATATTGCTTTAAAAGGATTTtaaatgattaaaaaaaaagataaacaTTACACTTAGGAATGTTATAAAATACTTACAACACAAGCATCACGTCCATAGCCTCCTATGATGCACTTCTGATTATCAATGTCCAGCACAAACTTGTCATCCACTTTATGGAGTGTTTTATACAGTCTATGTTTGCACTCTTCATCAGCTGTGTAAGTCACTAGAGTGGCTTTCAACACATTGCTTCCAAAATTAGGCTGTTTAGAAGAAAAGATTAGTAATCTAGATACTATCAAAACCAATTTCATTATTAAACTGCACCAGCAACCTAAACTTATTTTAATATatagacccccctccccccaaagtgTAAGTTTGGCAGGAAACGGCCAGACTCTAAAGTTTGTCAACATGGATAAACTCAATATTCGTAGTCAAGACCAATctgggaaggtaaggtaattatcaaaagaaggcaccaaaccgggaaggcaatgtagcaccattaaagtgtgaaataatCAGAGAGTGCTAATATTACCAAGACCAATCtgggaaataaagaaaaaaaataactaaacttCAGTCTGATTCACAATACTGTATAGGTTTGGCAAAAAGATTAGGGACTGCAGTACCTACATCATAGAAATCCATAATTTGGAAATTTACATGTTAATGTGGCAGGAAAAAGGGAGGGGGAGCATACCAGTTTGTCTAGAGGGACCTCAATAAGCCTAGTTAGATCTTTTACAAGGAATGCAATTATTATTAACACCAAAAGTTTACATTAATGTAGGTAACTGAAGTACTATAGATTTAAAATACCTCTCAAGGGTTGTTCAAAACACTAGGAAGTTATCTGGGACGAGGCCAAATTTGAACTTTAAATTCTATGGGATAGATGGATACTTTTATTCTGATTTTAACAAGTGCAGATTTCACATCTTTGCTAGTATTTGAAGATGTGAATGGCACATTTAAAAGATTCTGAAAATAAAGCAGGGAAATTTAAAATTAACATCTGGAAACAAGTTTATGTACTTTAAGAGAAGTTTAGCTCAATAGTACTCAGGGTTTGGCACCATGTCCAAATTATTCTAAACAAACCTTGTAAACATCATCACCCCAACCAACAATAAAGCAATTTAGATGATTATCAAATGTGAAGGTGTCATCAGGTAGACAAGCTGGAGAGATGTGGGGAGTTCTTAAAATGTCCACAGGCCTCTCCATCTGCAGCAGGGCTATGTCATTTAAGTAGGTAGTAGGGTTGTACCTAAGGGAAAAGGTCAAATGAGTTTAAACTCTACATTAAGAGTTACCAAATTTTTATATTCTAGCTTCagttgcaggaggggggggggaaatacaaAATGCCTCAACTCGCCCAGTATGAATGAAGACCCTGGAGATCCGCCTTTCCACAGCTGGGAACAACTCTCCTGTAGTGCTGTAAAGATTCCAGTCGCCTAGGCTAGCTTTCAACCTCTCTGGTCTGATccctgaaaataaaaaaaaatcaggttTCCAGATATTTTAAAATCTGAAAATAGATAGACTTTGCTAGTTAGGGAGTATTCCTGCTCTGGCAAGAGTCACTGTCTAAAAGGGATCTCtttgcttaaaaaaaaaaaagttatgaaCATACCAACACTTAGGCCAACAATTAAGCAACATTAAGATAAAAGCCTAACCCCACCTCAATACAAGCCTAATATTTATGAATACTGTGCACTGGCTGCCTGTTCCAACAATGAATTGTTATAATTAAGAATGCTGAATATTTCTTTTTTAGTTACCCTATCAACATCTGGCAGACCCAATAAGCTAACCCAAGCAACTTGTGCCAGTCGTGTTACCATTTCTCCAATTATTTAAGTAATGGATGCAGGATCCTCCCAAGTAGTCCTCTGTACAGTAAGGCTTTATTTCACAAATCCCTGGAATACTAAAAATACCTGCATGCTAATTTAGCAATCTACCACCATTTAATAAGGTTTGGGTGCTGTTTTATCAGTCCCCCTCCCCTCTTACCCTCAAATATTCAACCACCTCAAATTTTAGTAAAGTAACTAGAGCAGTTCACTTAATGTTTCAACATTAACTTCTAGTTTTCAGGTGGGCCAAATATTTAAAATGGCTTATCCAGTGCTAACAATTCAGGTAGGGCAATTAGAGAAGTTAAGAGAAACTTTACACTAATGCCAACTTCATTCCTCACTGCCACATTTATGTACAGACCTTGTTATTCTGAACTTTCCTTAAAATGCTCTTAGAAGTCATTACACCACACCATGAGCAAATAAAGTTATTCCTCTATTCACCTAGGTGCAAATAGGTGCTCAGGAGTTAGCCTTTTTGTAGAGTTACATTTTTGAGAGGATTAGTACTTTGACCCTGGGAAGCAGTCCTCAATATAAGCAtaactatatatacacattagcTGCCTGTCCCAACATTTATTCATTCCATTGAAATTTGCCACCTTGAAGAGTAACCGATTTGAGACATTACCATGTCCAGTGTGTTTTTAATACAAGACTTCGCTAATGCCTTTTGTCAGTGCATACTGATAATTTCTAAAACTTCTGCAATGCAAGGGTTAAGCAGGGCCATTTTGCCAATTTTGTACAAATTTTTAGCATTCACTCCAGCAAGTCTAGTAGTGAAAGTTTGTCCAAATGTTGTTCCCTGTAACATTTTTAATGCTCTCACCTTTAACACAGTGTGCAGCAGTGAGAAGCATCAGAGGATTAATAAGGGTTGCTCCACAATGGTACCTCAAGGTTTCTTGGGAGATTTTAAACCCAATGTTGAAATTTCTTTCTATTATCAGCAGGGCAACCTGAAAAATGGGGAAGTTAACAGCCCAAGAAGATTCTTTCAAGTCAACTATTAGGAAGTGTCAAAATTGGGTATATTTAACAAATTCTCTTTGCAAGTTACTTTAATTAAATCCAAGCATGACCCACATTTTCCATACATTAAATTGTGCTCCAAAAGCAGCTAAAGACTATTAAAGGAGTAACACtaaatagtcatactggctttgtGCTTTCCCAATTAATTGGGTAGTTAAATATTAATCTCCCAATATTATTGTACAGGATACACCAAGCATCAAATTCATAATTCTTTAAAACATCAATGTACAGTACCTTTACCTCTGTATTCAGATCAGTGGTAAACATTTTTATAAATTAAGTTTAGCCCAACAAAAGGTTTGTCAGGTACCAGTATACTGTACCTGTACTGCAAACTTCACTTTAAATAATGCAGAATCTCTTCAAATACTTTAACAGAAAAACCACACTGCAAACATTGTTAAATAATTGCAAGATACCATGATGCCAAACATACAGGGTCCATGGTAAATGGTAAAAAAGGTGATTGTTTTAACATTTTTACCATCACCTGTACTTACATGCCATGGGAACTCTCCAAAACTTGTGATTACTGTATCGTCAAGATAACCAGAAGATACACGAGTTAAATGCTCTGGAGATCTATTCCTGACTCCACATTCCTGTAATAGAATGACTATTAAAACTAGCCTTTTAAGTGTTTTGCCATTTTAACAACCAAGGCATTACGATTCCTAAAAACTAACGGTACAAGCTCGGCAGCCACTTATGAAAAGTAAAAGCCAAATGTAAACTACCCAACAGCTAGAAAGTAGATGGTTTCCCAGCTTAGTTTATTTTATCTTAACATTTATGTTACGTTAAACTTTAAATCACTACCTGCATTATttccatgtacagtaaccatgcaGAGAATACATTTCACACTATTCAAAAGTCAAGATCTTCATTAACATTATATTCATGAAATTTTCCCTGGCTAATTAAAAGGATCAAGTGCCTTCAACATGTCTGTTCAGCATTAATAGCCAAAATATTAGTACTCTTACTTACATCCTTGTATCTATAATTCCGCAGCACTTCCTTTGCTTGCTTTGACAAGCGGCCACTGTAAAGTCTATCATACTCATCATCATAGAAGTCCATGTATGGGTGGGGCAACTTAAATCTGGAATGTTAATTTTGTAAAATAGAAAATTAAGGCTATAAAGTTACATTCCATGTTCACAAGGCAGAGACCAGTCCTGCTGCCGAGGTGAAACCACTTAGTACTGCAGATAAATTAACATTAAAATTATTCAGCATTATTCAGCCATGTTAATGCATTCAAATGTCAAACATTGCACTACCTAAAGTTTATAATATTTGATTCAGGTATTTATAAAATATTATGAACACTATTTAAGAATCTAGAAATTACAGTATAAAAGTTCTGAAACTATCATACTGACATGATGTAGTCTTCACTAAGAGCATTTGCACTGGTCCTGGATGAGAGTAGCAATGATAACGACTATCTCAAAAACTTAGTTCCATAATGTCATTGTCAGCTACCCATGTCACAATACCAGACAAAAACCCAGTGTTTTAGTACAAGATGATCATTATCTTCCTAAAGTACTAAAAACAAAGTACAGTATGTCAAAGCTGTGGCATTAGACTGGCTAGcagaaatttataaaaaaatttaGCATTATCACTTTTCTGGTTTAAATTAAGAACTAGATTTATCTAGACAAATTTTATAGATTTGAGAGACTGGCATGTACAGTGTACTGTACTGCCTAAAtttatcatcaatttgtttcagaAAATTAAGCCAAGTTTAGTAATTGAACATTAACATTTGTGCAGTTAAAAATGGACAAATGTGGACAAAGTCTAATACTGTATTGTATTGCCCAATTATAGGGCAAATTTGTGTTACTGATGTTGCCAATTAATGGTATGCATAGCATTTAAAGTAAGTGGTGGGACTTGTTACTTCCAAGCTGTTGCCACAAGCTTTATCTGCTCTGAGCATCTTCCCCTCCCACAA includes these proteins:
- the LOC123773328 gene encoding phenoloxidase-activating factor 2, which gives rise to MKVALVLCLVGVCCCQRPPLPPPSLPPPPSLLPPPSLPPPPQRVAPPCPQDLQCVPPVVCSVVGLRAREPFTCGTGGYEGFVCCLQRDIKHGAEHRSDHRFKLPHPYMDFYDDEYDRLYSGRLSKQAKEVLRNYRYKDECGVRNRSPEHLTRVSSGYLDDTVITSFGEFPWHVALLIIERNFNIGFKISQETLRYHCGATLINPLMLLTAAHCVKGIRPERLKASLGDWNLYSTTGELFPAVERRISRVFIHTGYNPTTYLNDIALLQMERPVDILRTPHISPACLPDDTFTFDNHLNCFIVGWGDDVYKPNFGSNVLKATLVTYTADEECKHRLYKTLHKVDDKFVLDIDNQKCIIGGYGRDACVGDGGGAVVCPLNNKAGPSACRDKNCAHEHYFISGIISFGSPVCGEGSITVIADITNHIDWIYTIIRPAGGSRGFAPDKHRGRAADVSAQLDKNAANSTAST